From Leptospira yasudae:
TCCACTTTAAAGCGCGTGCAACCTAGAATTGCCGCGCCTAAAAAAACGATTCCAAAGAATAGAATCGACATCCCGCGTGTTGCGGTGTGATTTTTGGAAATTGATTTGAGATTTCTCATGAAAGCCTGATGGATCTTGGAATGTAACGATACCATTCCAACACATTGATTGGAAAACAAGCAATAATCCGGGGAATTCCCTCCGCTTGGGAATACCCGGGTTTTTTTACTTTACACTGTAGCCAAATTTGAATAGTTTGATTAGGATATCAGGAAAAATTCATTCATTTTTGAGTTTTCTCTCTAAGGCCGGGGTTTGACAGTAAGCAGGGAAGAAATCAGCAGTATTCTGGATGGCGTCCTGCATTTGCCTGTCAAGCTGTACTCATTAAAGGTCAACCAAAGGCCTAACCACTCGTTGATCGAGGTCGTCTTGGACAATCTTGAACATCCGTATGGTTCAGTCAGCCTTCTGGAATGTGAGCATGTTTCCAGAAAACTGCAAGAAGAGTTAGAACAGATCTCACCGGATCTGGATTACACTCTTAAAGTTTCCTCCGCCGGGGCGGAACGGAAACTCGACCTTCCGGGAGACCTGGATCGTTTCCGGGGAATACCGGTTCGTCTGATTTTTCTATCCGAACAATCAGAGAATCCCCAGGAAGGAATTTTTCGGATAGTGGGACGCGAAGGGGATCAGGTGATTCTGGAAAAATTCCAGAAGGGTAAGAAATCTGCGGGAAAAAAGCAGACGACCCTGAACCTCAAGGATATACTGAAAGGGAATCTCTACGTAAGTATTTGATATGGCAGTTAAGAAGACACAATCGGAAGGAAATCTGTTGGAGGCGATCCAACAATTTTGTGCGGACAAGTCCCTCGATCGGGAAGCCGTTATGGGAGTCATTCGTGATTCTCTCATAACCGCATATAAGAAAAAGTCCGGCCTCGAAGGTCTGGAAGAGTCCGAAGATTCGGAAATACCTTCGCCCGTTACCGTAGAGTTTGCGTCCGGTAAAGACAGCGTAGTCATCGCAATCGCAAAGAAAGTAGTGGAGGGCGCGCCTTCCTCCGCTCTCGAAATCAGTTTAGAAGATGCTAAAGCGATCGACGCTTCTGCGGAAGTCGGTTCGGTCGTTTCGTTCCGCGAAAAACCAGTGGAACTCTCGCGGATCATCTCCAGCCAAGCAAAGCAGATGGTCTTTCAGAGATTGAAAGACATGGAGAAGGAACTTCTCTATAACGAGTATAAGGCGAAAGAAGGCGAACTCACTCACGGTTATTTCCAAAGATGGAAAAAGGACG
This genomic window contains:
- the rimP gene encoding ribosome maturation factor RimP; its protein translation is MTVSREEISSILDGVLHLPVKLYSLKVNQRPNHSLIEVVLDNLEHPYGSVSLLECEHVSRKLQEELEQISPDLDYTLKVSSAGAERKLDLPGDLDRFRGIPVRLIFLSEQSENPQEGIFRIVGREGDQVILEKFQKGKKSAGKKQTTLNLKDILKGNLYVSI